One Cotesia glomerata isolate CgM1 linkage group LG8, MPM_Cglom_v2.3, whole genome shotgun sequence genomic window carries:
- the LOC123270261 gene encoding uncharacterized protein LOC123270261, with translation MNGAAYASSCPTLQSNLSLHSSSYYSEYGNTSQRRRLSSTGEADTSATSSYEGSEGSSENNDENRLEPVTQLEREQLETFFRGLKSQVFVCESLANLYLGNAAQSEHWDLRFTGIPVVVLDLGETRSRSKRRIQILLAERGTCFTLWRETIDNLSSYKVSGPAFHTMCLSSDHTRLAGLSFDNSKAANDLWQHIERLISCPENISLSVPGKKKKKKQPPQKKFVLPTKNNISQPCQFQHITSVDATDRSRYFSLQTLVPKLNHIEHSIQPSI, from the exons ATGAACGGAGCAGCGTACGCTTCTTCCTGTCCAACATTACAGTCAAATCTGTCCCTTCACAGTTCGTCTTACTACAGTGAGTACGGTAATACAAGTCAAAGAAGACGATTGTCATCAACAGGTGAAGCAGACACGTCAGCCACGTCGAGTTACGAAGGAAGTGAAGGCAGTTCAGAGAATAACGATGAAAATCGGTTGGAACCAGTCACACAGCTTGAACGAGAACAGCTCGAAACTTTCTTTCGTGGATTAAAATcacag GTATTCGTTTGTGAATCTCTGGCAAATTTATATCTGGGTAATGCAGCGCAAAGTGAACACTGGGATCTTCGATTTACCGGTATTCCAGTGGTGGTTTTAGATCTAGGTGAAACACGATCTCGATCGAAACGACGTATACAAATCTTACTTGCTGAAAGGGGTACTTGTTTCACTTTATGGCGTGAAACTATCGACAATTTATCGTCTTACAAG GTATCTGGACCAGCTTTCCACACAATGTGTTTATCATCCGATCACACACGCTTAGCGGGATTAAGTTTCGACAACTCAAAAGCCGCTAATGATCTCTGGCAGCATATTGAACGTCTCATTTCTTGTCCGGAAAACATAAGCCTCTCAGTGCCCGgcaagaagaaaaagaagaaacagCCTCCGCAGAAGAAATTTGTTTTACCCACGAAGAATAACATCAGTCAGCCTTGTCAGTTTCAACATATTACCAGTGTCGACGCCACCGACCGATCGCGATATTTTTCTCTACAGACCCTCGTTCCTAAGTTGAATCATATCGAACATTCTATTCAACcttctatttaa